GCTCTCATGACCAAGGCTTGCGGCAAGCTGCGACAGGGCGAAGTCGGCGCTCACCTGCTCCAGGGTTTCGCTGGCGCCTTCCCAACTGTTGGATTGGTCGGAAATGTAGTTGAGCGACAGCCACTGATCCAGCGAGGGCCGCTGACCACGGCAGAATACAGGGCAGCCGGTGTCGCTAAGGTCAAACTGAGTCGGCTCGGTGGCGGCCTTGTACAGCGACTTATAGGCGGCTTCCACCGCAAAATCATCGGCGCCGAAGGCGACAAAGTTGGCGATGGCGATGGTGGAGGGGTCGCCTGACATCACCGAGGTCGCGCCCGAGTTGTGGGTCCATCTGTCCCACACGCCGCCATATTGATTGGCTTGATTGAGCATCGATTGGGCCATGTCGGAGGCGATTTTGGGCTCCATCAGGCTTATCAGCTGCAACTGCGAGCGGTACACATCCCAGAGGGAATAGTTGGCGTACTGGGCCTGCTGGCCAGCACTCAGCTTATGCACCTTGCCATCGAAGCCGGTGTACTCGCCGTTAACGTCGCTGAAAAGGTTGGGGTGGTGCAGCGCATGGTAAAGCGCGGTGTAAAAGGTGGTGAGCCGGTCTTTGTCGGCCTCAGGGTTGGCGGCAACCCTGACCTTGGCGAGGGTCTCGTTCCAGCGTGTATTGGCCGCAGTTTCCACGGCACCAAAGTCTTTATGGGCCTGCTCGGCGGCCAGGTTGTGGCGGGCGTTGGCCTCGCTCACGTAAGAGATCCCCACCCGCATGGTGACTTTTTGCTGCGCGGCGGTATCCAGTTCAAGCCACAGGCCTGAGCCCTTGCCAAGCTCGGGCACGCCCTTGGGGCCGTAGCCGGTGCCGCCTTCGCTATAGCTGGCGCCCGGCAGCATCTTGTCATCCTGCCAGCCGCCGCTGGCGGTTACGGGCACGTCCAGTTTGGCCACAAAGTGCAGGGTGTAATAGCTGTAGCGGTTGGCTTCGCCCAGATAGCCGCAGAAGTTGCCGCTGGTGACTGAGCCTGTGATTTCGCCGGTTTCGGGATTAAAGCGGGTGCTGGATTTTTCGCTGCCAAGCTGGTTGTAGGCGGTACGGAACAGCAGCTTGGCGTCGGCATCTTTGGGGAAATCAAACTCGGCGATGCCGCTGCGCTCAGTGGCGCTTAAGTTCACACCAACGCCGTTATCCAAGGTAAGACGGTAACTGCCGGGGCGCACACTTTCGTTGGCGTGGCTGTATCCCACGCTGTAGTAAGCGTCCATCAAATCTGTATCGGGTGAGTGCTTGATGGGCTCCAGGAATGGCAGCACCGGTACTTCGCCTGAGGCGCCGAGGCAGCCGGTGCCGGACAGGCGGGTGAAGCTGAATCCCTTAACCCGGGTGGCGTCGTAGTTGTAACCGCCGGGGGAGACGGGAATACGCACCTTCTCTTCCAGTACGCGCTTTTTCAAGCCTTCGCTTTCATCAAGCAGCGCCTGTGTGTAGGCGTGCTCGGGGCCAAAATTGAACATACCAAAGGGCAGTGAGGCGCCCACGGCCACGTTGGCCGCCTGGCGATGGTTGAATACGCCCTGGCTGCCAATCAGCGGATTAACAAAGTTCACCGGCTGGCTAATCCAGTTCGGTTTTTTTGCCGCTTTGTTGGCGACGCTGCTGTCAGCCTGGCTGCGATTTGTGTCAGCCTGGCCGCGATTGTCTGAGTCGTTGCTGCCGCAGCCACTAAGTGCGATGGCGCCCAGTGCGGCTGTGACGGCCAGGCCGATTAGGGTAGGGTAAGTGTGCATTGTCAGTCCTTGTGTGTCCTTTCCCGTTTTTGACGGTGGACGCTTTTAGTTTTTGTAAGGGCTCATGGCCTTGGGGCGCGCATCAATCGCCTTGCCCCAGGCTTTGTTCGGCGTTGCTGCCATCTCAAACACCAGTTCACCACCGGCCATGATGTCGTTATGGTGCAGATAGCTGTGGCTCAGCGGCTTGCCGTTGAGGCTCACGCTGGCAACGTACAAATTGTCCTTCGACAGCCCCTTGGCGATAACCTTAAAGCGCTTGCCGTTACTGAGCTTGAGGGTGACTTCCGGCAGCTGCGGCGCGCCTATCACATAGGTCATGTCCCCCGGGGTAACCGGGTAAAAGCCCATGGCGGAGAACAGGTACCAGGCCGACATCTGGCCCACATCGTCGTTACCGGCTAGGCCCGATGGGGTGTCGTTGGAGAGGGTATCCATGATCTGACGAATTCGCGCCTGGGTCATCCAGGGGGCGCCTGCGTGGTTGTACAAATAGGCGATATGGTGGCTGGGCTCGTTGCCGTGGGCGTACTGGCCAATCAGACCGGCAATGTCTTCGTGTTCCTTGATTTTGTCGGCATGGAGCGGGCGGGTGAAAAGCTCATCCAAACGCTCGATAAAGGCATCATCGCCACCCTTGATGTTGATAAGGCCCGCCACATCGTGGGGCACGTAGAAGCTGTACTGGAAGCTGTTGCCTTCGGTGAAGGGGCCCATGTACTTGGCTTCCTCCACATCGAAGTCTTTATCCCAGTTGCCTTTGCTGTCGCGGCCACGGGCAAATTTGGTTTCAGGATCAAACACATTGCGCCAGCTCTGGGCACGCTTATCGAAGGCTTTGGCGATATCTGTCTCGCCCATGCTTTCGGCCATGCGGGCGATGGCAAAGTCATCGTAGGCGTATTCCAGGGTGATGGACACTGACTCTGGCAGCACATCCATGGGCACGTAGCCGTATTTCAGGTACTCGGGAATGGCATCGTAATTGGGGTGGTTGGCGGTGGCCGTCATGGCATCCAGCGCCCGCTCGCCATCAAAACCGCGAATGCCTTTTTGCCAGGCATCGCTTATCACCGACACCGCATGGTAGCCAATCATGGTCCAGGTCTCGTGGCCGTGGAACGACCAAATCGGCAGGATGCGGTCATAGCTCTGGTCGTAGTGGGCCAGCATGGAGTTAATCATGTCGGGTACGCGCTCGGGGGAAACCAGAGTCAGCAGCGGATGCAGGGCACGGTAGGTGTCCCAGAGCGAGAACAGGGTGTAGTGAGTAAAGTCGGCTTTATGGATTTCACCATCAACGCCCAGGTACTCGCCATTGACGTCCTGATACAGGCTTGGCGCCTGCAGCGCATGATAAAGCGCGGTGTAGAACTGGCGTTTTTGCGACTTGTCGCCCTTGGCTTCCATGCGCTCAAGCTCGGTTTGCCAGGCGGCTTTGGCGTCGCTGCGTACCTTATCAAAGTCCCAGTGGGGCAGCTCGCGGTTCAGGTTTTCCAGTGCATTGCTTTTATCCACGGCGGATACGCCCACCTTGACCAATAGCGGCGCCTGATGGGGATTATCGAAGCGGGCCAGTACCTTAACTGCCTTACCTGCGGTGAAAGGAATGCGGCTGTTGACTATGGTGGAGTGCTTGCCATTTTTATTGTCGAGACAGCCCATGCAGCGGTAGCGGGCGTTGTCTTCGTTAATCAGCTCGATATCGTCGAAAGGGCGGGAGAAGCGGATGGCGAAGTACATGGGGCGCTCGTGCGCCCAGCCGTTGGAGCGGCGCGAGGCGATAAGGGTGCTGTCATCCACCATCCGCACATCGCTCCAGATCACCTTATTGGCGAAGTTGTAGATGCCGTGGGTGAGATCGATAACCACATGACCTTGATCGGTTTTGGGAAAGCTGTACCTGTGCATGCCGGTGCGGGCTGTGGTAGTAAGCTCAGCATCGATTTGATAATCGGTGAGTTTTACTCTGTAGTAGCCGGGGGAAGCTTCTTCATCGTCGTGACTGAAGCGGGAACGATAGCCGCTGTCAGGGTCGGTGGCCGTGCCCGGTTCTGTGTTGGGCTTGCCGGTCATTGGCATGATGAGCAAATCGCCCAAATCCGAGTGACCGGTGCCGCTGAAATGGGTATGGGAGAAGCCGACTATGGTGCTGTCGTCATAATGGTAACCGGCGCAGCGTTTGTAGATTTCACTCTGGGGCGAGACGCTGCGCATCGGGTTGTCGGTATCAGGGCTTAACTGCACCATGCCGAAGGGCACTACGGCGCCGGGAAAGGTATGGCCATCGCCGCCGGTGCCAATAAAGGGGTCGACCCACTGGGTCAAATCCCCGGCCTGCACCTGAAGGCTGCCCAGCAGTACGCCGGTCGCCAGCGACCATTTCGTTAACATTCCCATCCGCAGGGCTCCTCGCTGTTCTCTTTTTAAGGCAAAGGGTTAGTCTGGATAAAACAAGTTTGGAACGTTCCAATTTGTGTTAATATAATGAGTGACTGGTTATAATTCAAACCCTTTTGATGCGCTGGCGACTCTTCAGACCAGACTCAGGGAACAGGAATGCAGGCAAAAACAACCAAGAAAAACGTGACTGTGATTGACGTGGCCAAGGCAGCAGGCGTCTCCAAATCCACGGTATCCCTGGTGCTGCAGGGCAGTGACAAGGTCAATCCCGCTACCCGCGACAAGGTGCAGGTGGCCATGGCCGAACTGGGCTATGTGTACAACCGTGAGGCGGCGTCGCTTCGGGGTAAGCGCTCCAATCTGGTGGCGATTGTCATTAACGACCTGACCAACCCCTACTCGGCGCAATTGGCGGTGGGGCTTGAGGCCAATATCCGCCGTATGGGGCTGTTTTCCATGGTGGTTAATTCAGGTGAAGACAAGGACACCCAGAGCCAGCTGGTGCAAAGCCTGAAAGAATACAATGTGGCGGCCTTCGTGATTTGTCCTGCTCCCGGCACGGATGCGGGCTGGGTGGATAGGCTTGCCGCCACTGTGCCCGTTATCCATATCATGCGGGAAGTGAAGGGGGCGAGCGTACCCACAGTGCAGCCCGACAACCACGCCGGCACACTGGCCTCGACCCGCCATCTGCTGAGCCAGGGTTATACCCGTATCGGCTTTTTTGGCGGTAATCAGCGTATTTCAGACTACGGTGAGCGTTTGGCGGGCTTTAAGGCGGCGCTGGCAGAAGCCGGACTCGAACCTGCAGGTGTGTGGGAAACGCCGCTCACCAATCGCCATGGCGGTCGCCTTGCCATGGCTGAGCTGCTCGCATCATCACAGCGCCCCGAGGCGCTGGTGTGCTTTACCGACATTGTTGCCTACGGTGCCATTGAGCAATTAAGGCTGCAGGGCCTTCTGCCCGGTGAAGATATGGCGATTGTAGGCTTTGACGATTTGGAAGACTCCTGCCTGATGACGCCGGCGCTGAGTAGCATCGCCATTGATGCCGATGCTCTCGGTGCTGCAGTATGTCAGGTACTGGAAGACATCCGCAGTGGCAAGCAGATTCAGGGGTTGCAGCGACTGCCGGTGCAATTGAAAGTACGGGGGTCGAGCCCACGTGCTCGTTAGCCACGGGTAAACCAAAGTAAAAAGGGCGCCAGTGGCGCCCTTTTGAGTTCTTGTCGGTCAGCTTTGCAGGATTTGCAGCGGCAGTCCCAGCAAACCATCACCCATACCGGCGAAATACCAGATGATGCCGATAAAGGCCGCCAGGGTGAGGAGATACCAGACCGTTGAGAAAATCTGCCCGTATCTGTCCAGTGGGATCAAATGGCTGTGATGACGGGCGCGCCACTCAAACAGGATTTCCGCACTGCCAATCAACAGTAAAAAGCCCAGCAGCGCCAGCCCCAGACTGTAGCTCAGCCAAACGCCAAATACCGCACCGAGCACGCACAGCAACAAGCCCGTTTTGCTGTTCATGGAAAAGCTGATGCTCTTAATCACATGGCCACCATCCAGTGGCAGGATAGGCAGCAAATTAAAGAGGTTCAAGAGCGAGTTAAAGGCGGCGAGACCGGCGAAAAACGGATTGTCAGTTACCCACCAGCCCACCAAACAGGCCAGTGACATAAAAAGACCGAAGGTGGGGCCCATGATGGAGATGACCACATCCTGCCAGCGGGTGTTTATCTTGTCTTCCGACAGGGCCAGACCGCCCATAAAGGG
This sequence is a window from Shewanella zhangzhouensis. Protein-coding genes within it:
- a CDS encoding GH92 family glycosyl hydrolase — protein: MHTYPTLIGLAVTAALGAIALSGCGSNDSDNRGQADTNRSQADSSVANKAAKKPNWISQPVNFVNPLIGSQGVFNHRQAANVAVGASLPFGMFNFGPEHAYTQALLDESEGLKKRVLEEKVRIPVSPGGYNYDATRVKGFSFTRLSGTGCLGASGEVPVLPFLEPIKHSPDTDLMDAYYSVGYSHANESVRPGSYRLTLDNGVGVNLSATERSGIAEFDFPKDADAKLLFRTAYNQLGSEKSSTRFNPETGEITGSVTSGNFCGYLGEANRYSYYTLHFVAKLDVPVTASGGWQDDKMLPGASYSEGGTGYGPKGVPELGKGSGLWLELDTAAQQKVTMRVGISYVSEANARHNLAAEQAHKDFGAVETAANTRWNETLAKVRVAANPEADKDRLTTFYTALYHALHHPNLFSDVNGEYTGFDGKVHKLSAGQQAQYANYSLWDVYRSQLQLISLMEPKIASDMAQSMLNQANQYGGVWDRWTHNSGATSVMSGDPSTIAIANFVAFGADDFAVEAAYKSLYKAATEPTQFDLSDTGCPVFCRGQRPSLDQWLSLNYISDQSNSWEGASETLEQVSADFALSQLAASLGHESQSKQLLKRAGYWKNLYNPKATAELGYIQGRNKDGSWKADFDPASPHLFVEGSPAQYLWMLPFDGAGMSAQLGGDAAMEARLDSHFIKPDGSYVLFRDDAFFADVSNQPSINSPWMYLHTGAAYKTQKVVRETLNTLWLPTPKGIPGQDDLGQMSSWYVFSALGLYPMLPGRAELVLAAPVFEAAEIGKLSIRAPGASNDRLYVDEIVLDGKPSLKSYIPADYVERKTSLEFKLSDEPNPAFGQAKTDRPPSFSLTGN
- a CDS encoding GH92 family glycosyl hydrolase — translated: MGMLTKWSLATGVLLGSLQVQAGDLTQWVDPFIGTGGDGHTFPGAVVPFGMVQLSPDTDNPMRSVSPQSEIYKRCAGYHYDDSTIVGFSHTHFSGTGHSDLGDLLIMPMTGKPNTEPGTATDPDSGYRSRFSHDDEEASPGYYRVKLTDYQIDAELTTTARTGMHRYSFPKTDQGHVVIDLTHGIYNFANKVIWSDVRMVDDSTLIASRRSNGWAHERPMYFAIRFSRPFDDIELINEDNARYRCMGCLDNKNGKHSTIVNSRIPFTAGKAVKVLARFDNPHQAPLLVKVGVSAVDKSNALENLNRELPHWDFDKVRSDAKAAWQTELERMEAKGDKSQKRQFYTALYHALQAPSLYQDVNGEYLGVDGEIHKADFTHYTLFSLWDTYRALHPLLTLVSPERVPDMINSMLAHYDQSYDRILPIWSFHGHETWTMIGYHAVSVISDAWQKGIRGFDGERALDAMTATANHPNYDAIPEYLKYGYVPMDVLPESVSITLEYAYDDFAIARMAESMGETDIAKAFDKRAQSWRNVFDPETKFARGRDSKGNWDKDFDVEEAKYMGPFTEGNSFQYSFYVPHDVAGLINIKGGDDAFIERLDELFTRPLHADKIKEHEDIAGLIGQYAHGNEPSHHIAYLYNHAGAPWMTQARIRQIMDTLSNDTPSGLAGNDDVGQMSAWYLFSAMGFYPVTPGDMTYVIGAPQLPEVTLKLSNGKRFKVIAKGLSKDNLYVASVSLNGKPLSHSYLHHNDIMAGGELVFEMAATPNKAWGKAIDARPKAMSPYKN
- a CDS encoding LacI family DNA-binding transcriptional regulator, yielding MQAKTTKKNVTVIDVAKAAGVSKSTVSLVLQGSDKVNPATRDKVQVAMAELGYVYNREAASLRGKRSNLVAIVINDLTNPYSAQLAVGLEANIRRMGLFSMVVNSGEDKDTQSQLVQSLKEYNVAAFVICPAPGTDAGWVDRLAATVPVIHIMREVKGASVPTVQPDNHAGTLASTRHLLSQGYTRIGFFGGNQRISDYGERLAGFKAALAEAGLEPAGVWETPLTNRHGGRLAMAELLASSQRPEALVCFTDIVAYGAIEQLRLQGLLPGEDMAIVGFDDLEDSCLMTPALSSIAIDADALGAAVCQVLEDIRSGKQIQGLQRLPVQLKVRGSSPRAR